In Peromyscus eremicus chromosome 2, PerEre_H2_v1, whole genome shotgun sequence, a single genomic region encodes these proteins:
- the Spaca1 gene encoding sperm acrosome membrane-associated protein 1 isoform X1 — protein sequence MVARQAGLRSAAPGGDRCAVRSASPPEPGLRLCVGRPAERPRSMRAGGAAWPAGLLLAVVAWLLLVGPQASRAANVTAAAVQEPGMGHEGDSEGEVDEDTDNDTEVPENEPSTEAEAPEEVQNRTIVKEVEFGMCTVTCGVGIREVILTNGCPGGESKCIVRVEECRGPVDCGWGKPISESLESVRLSCVHISPENRFRYMWKLLKADQQPVILANDSAVLEVQRELHPMAFECDTLDNNEIIASVKFTVYTTNELQMRRATRPDTDAVLVFVLTIGVIICIFVIFVLIFIIINWAAVKSFWGVKASSTEIHSEMSSMRYKDSTSLDQSPTDIATREEDALSEWNE from the exons ATGGTCGCCAGGCAGGCTGGGCTTCGCAGCGCGGCGCCTGGTGGTGACCGCTGTGCTGTTCGAAGCGCCTCTCCTCCAGAGCCTGGGCTGCGACTGTGCGTTGGGCGGCCGGCCGAGAGGCCGAGAAGCATGCGCGCCGGGGGCGCGGCCTGGCCTGCCGGGCTGCTGCTGGCCGTCGTCGCCTGGCTGCTCCTGGTGGGCCCGCAGGCCTCGCGGGCAGCCAATGTCACCGCCGCCGCGGTCCAGGAGCCCGGCATGGGCCACGAGGGCGACAGTGAAGGCGAGGTGGACGAGGACACCGATAACGACACCGAAGTGCCGGAGAACGAGCCCTCGACCGAGGCCGAGGCCCCGGAAGAGG TTCAGAACAGAACAATAGTCAAAGAAGTAGAATTTGGAATGTGCACAGTCACATGTG GTGTTGGTATCAGAGAAGTTATTTTAACCAATGGATGCCCTGGAGGTGAATCCAAGTGTATTGTTCGTGTGGAAGAATGCCGTGGACCTGTTGACTGTGGCT gggGAAAACCAATTTCTGAGAGTCTTGAAAGTGTTAGACTGTCATGTGTTCATATATCTCCTGAAAATCGTTTCAGGTATATGTGGAAGCTTCTAAAGGCAGACCAA caaCCTGTTATACTTGCAAATGATTCAGCAGTCCTAGAAGTACAAAGAGAACTTCATCCCATGGCTTTCGAGTGTGACACCCtggataataatgaaataatagcGTCTGTTAAGTTCACAGTCTATACAACAAATG AACTGCAAATGAGAAGAGCAACCAGACCAGACACTGATGCAGTCTTAGTTTTTGTGCTGACCATAGGAGTCATTATCTGCATATTTGTGATCTTCGTATTGATCTTCATCATCATAAATTG GGCTGCAGTGAAATCATTCTGGGGGGTGAAAGCTTCAAGTACTGAGATACATTCTGAGATGAGTTCTATGAGGTACAAAGACTCGACTTCTCTTGACCAATCGCCAACAGATATAGCTACACGTGAAGAAGATGCCTTAAGTGAATGGAATGAATGA
- the Spaca1 gene encoding sperm acrosome membrane-associated protein 1 isoform X2: MVARQAGLRSAAPGGDRCAVRSASPPEPGLRLCVGRPAERPRSMRAGGAAWPAGLLLAVVAWLLLVGPQASRAANVTAAAVQEPGMGHEGDSEGEVDEDTDNDTEVPENEPSTEAEAPEEVQNRTIVKEVEFGMCTVTCGVGIREVILTNGCPGGESKCIVRVEECRGPVDCGWGKPISESLESVRLSCVHISPENRFRYMWKLLKADQQPVILANDSAVLEVQRELHPMAFECDTLDNNEIIASVKFTVYTTNELQMRRATRPDTDAVLVFVLTIGVIICIFVIFVLIFIIINCEIILGGESFKY; encoded by the exons ATGGTCGCCAGGCAGGCTGGGCTTCGCAGCGCGGCGCCTGGTGGTGACCGCTGTGCTGTTCGAAGCGCCTCTCCTCCAGAGCCTGGGCTGCGACTGTGCGTTGGGCGGCCGGCCGAGAGGCCGAGAAGCATGCGCGCCGGGGGCGCGGCCTGGCCTGCCGGGCTGCTGCTGGCCGTCGTCGCCTGGCTGCTCCTGGTGGGCCCGCAGGCCTCGCGGGCAGCCAATGTCACCGCCGCCGCGGTCCAGGAGCCCGGCATGGGCCACGAGGGCGACAGTGAAGGCGAGGTGGACGAGGACACCGATAACGACACCGAAGTGCCGGAGAACGAGCCCTCGACCGAGGCCGAGGCCCCGGAAGAGG TTCAGAACAGAACAATAGTCAAAGAAGTAGAATTTGGAATGTGCACAGTCACATGTG GTGTTGGTATCAGAGAAGTTATTTTAACCAATGGATGCCCTGGAGGTGAATCCAAGTGTATTGTTCGTGTGGAAGAATGCCGTGGACCTGTTGACTGTGGCT gggGAAAACCAATTTCTGAGAGTCTTGAAAGTGTTAGACTGTCATGTGTTCATATATCTCCTGAAAATCGTTTCAGGTATATGTGGAAGCTTCTAAAGGCAGACCAA caaCCTGTTATACTTGCAAATGATTCAGCAGTCCTAGAAGTACAAAGAGAACTTCATCCCATGGCTTTCGAGTGTGACACCCtggataataatgaaataatagcGTCTGTTAAGTTCACAGTCTATACAACAAATG AACTGCAAATGAGAAGAGCAACCAGACCAGACACTGATGCAGTCTTAGTTTTTGTGCTGACCATAGGAGTCATTATCTGCATATTTGTGATCTTCGTATTGATCTTCATCATCATAAATTG TGAAATCATTCTGGGGGGTGAAAGCTTCAAGTACTGA